A stretch of the uncultured Trichococcus sp. genome encodes the following:
- the metG gene encoding methionine--tRNA ligase: MAKDKNTFYITTPIYYPSGKLHIGNAYSTIACDVMARYKKMMGFDVFYLTGSDEHGQKIENKAAELGITPKEYVDGMAKDMQDLWKRLDISNNKFIRTTDDDHVQAVQQIFEQLLAQGDIYLGEYEGWYSVSDEEFFTETQLAEVYRDADGKIIGGVAPSGHEVELVKEESYFFRMSKYADRLLAYYDAHPDFIQPESRKNEMVNNFIKPGLEDLAVSRTTFTWGIPVKSNPKHVVYVWIDALANYITALGYGSADDSLYQKYWPADVHMVGKEIVRFHTIYWPIMLMALDLPLPKKIFGHGWLLMKEGKMSKSKGNVVYPDMLVERFGLDALRYYLMREVTFGSDGIFTPEDYVNRINYDLANDLGNLLNRTIAMINKYFGGNIPSAPAAETAFDAELKAMAAEVTENYQKEMDNMQFSSALSETWRLISRANKYIDETAPWVLAKDESKQAELGSVMAHLAETLRVVGILLSPFMTQAPFRIYEQLGLDFEKQGAWENVAFGTFPADVKVVEKGTPIFPRLVTEEEVAYIKEQMGGGTIPAEEETVAAEWDPTTTVLTSEKEKQIKYEDFDKVELKVAEVIDCQKVEGADKLLKFRLDAGDEGHRQILSGIAQWYPDPAYFIGKKVVIVANLKARKMKGEISQGMILSAEKDGVLQVILAPESAANGSTVA, translated from the coding sequence GTGGCTAAAGACAAAAATACATTTTATATCACTACTCCAATCTATTATCCGAGCGGTAAGCTCCACATCGGAAATGCGTATTCTACAATCGCATGCGATGTAATGGCGCGCTATAAAAAAATGATGGGATTCGATGTGTTCTACCTGACCGGGTCAGATGAGCATGGACAAAAAATCGAGAACAAAGCAGCAGAATTGGGCATCACACCGAAAGAATATGTGGACGGTATGGCCAAGGATATGCAGGATCTATGGAAACGTCTGGACATTTCCAACAACAAGTTCATCCGCACCACTGATGATGATCATGTGCAGGCTGTTCAGCAGATCTTTGAACAATTATTGGCACAAGGCGACATCTACCTTGGCGAATACGAAGGTTGGTATTCCGTATCCGACGAAGAGTTCTTCACGGAAACCCAATTGGCTGAAGTATACCGCGATGCCGACGGAAAAATCATCGGCGGAGTTGCGCCAAGCGGCCATGAAGTCGAATTGGTGAAAGAGGAGTCCTACTTCTTCCGCATGAGCAAATACGCGGATCGTCTTTTGGCGTATTACGATGCGCACCCTGATTTTATCCAACCGGAATCGCGCAAAAACGAGATGGTTAACAATTTCATCAAACCAGGACTTGAGGATTTGGCTGTATCACGGACGACCTTTACTTGGGGGATTCCCGTCAAGAGCAATCCGAAACACGTGGTCTATGTTTGGATCGATGCATTGGCGAACTACATCACTGCCTTAGGTTATGGTTCGGCTGATGACTCGCTTTACCAAAAATATTGGCCGGCTGATGTGCACATGGTCGGAAAAGAAATCGTCCGCTTCCACACCATCTATTGGCCGATCATGCTGATGGCACTGGACCTGCCGCTCCCGAAAAAAATCTTCGGACACGGCTGGTTGTTGATGAAGGAAGGCAAAATGTCCAAATCCAAAGGCAACGTTGTGTATCCGGATATGCTGGTGGAGCGCTTCGGTTTGGATGCTTTGCGCTACTACCTGATGCGCGAAGTGACCTTCGGCAGCGACGGCATCTTCACGCCTGAGGATTACGTGAATCGCATCAATTATGATTTGGCGAATGATCTGGGCAATTTGCTGAACAGAACAATCGCCATGATCAACAAATATTTCGGAGGAAACATCCCTTCCGCGCCCGCAGCAGAAACGGCTTTCGATGCGGAACTCAAAGCGATGGCAGCGGAAGTGACCGAGAATTACCAGAAGGAAATGGACAACATGCAGTTCAGTTCGGCCTTGTCCGAAACATGGCGCCTCATTTCCCGCGCGAATAAATACATCGATGAGACAGCACCATGGGTCTTGGCGAAGGACGAATCCAAGCAAGCCGAGTTGGGTAGCGTCATGGCGCATTTGGCTGAAACCTTGCGCGTCGTCGGCATTCTCCTGTCTCCGTTCATGACGCAAGCGCCGTTCAGAATATATGAACAACTCGGATTGGACTTCGAAAAGCAAGGCGCTTGGGAAAACGTAGCTTTCGGAACGTTCCCGGCAGACGTGAAGGTAGTCGAAAAAGGCACGCCGATCTTCCCACGTCTTGTTACAGAAGAAGAAGTAGCTTACATCAAGGAACAAATGGGCGGCGGAACTATCCCCGCAGAAGAGGAAACAGTTGCTGCAGAGTGGGATCCAACGACTACCGTACTGACTTCCGAAAAGGAAAAACAGATCAAATATGAAGACTTCGACAAAGTCGAGCTGAAGGTAGCTGAAGTCATCGATTGCCAGAAAGTCGAAGGCGCGGACAAATTGCTGAAATTCCGTCTGGATGCGGGCGATGAAGGCCATCGCCAAATCCTGTCAGGGATTGCACAATGGTATCCGGATCCTGCCTATTTCATCGGTAAGAAAGTCGTCATCGTCGCTAACCTGAAAGCGCGCAAAATGAAGGGCGAAATCAGTCAAGGGATGATCCTGTCCGCTGAGAAGGACGGTGTGCTGCAAGTGATACTCGCACCTGAATCGGCAGCAAATGGTTCTACAGTGGCATAA
- a CDS encoding TatD family hydrolase produces MDKLLFDTHTHLNVDAFADDVDAAIARAHEAGVGRFAVVGFDADTIKRSLELSAEYPEIYSIIGWHPTEAASYTAAVEDSLMALLEEKKVVAMGEMGLDYHWDTAPHDVQAKVFRRQIAIAKELELPISIHMRDAIEDTYRILKEEDVRDIGGIMHSFSGDVDYMKKFLDLGMHISISGVVTFKKATEVHEVAKVVPIEKLLVETDAPYLAPVPFRGKRNEPAYVRYVAEKIAELRGQTIEQIARQTTKNANKLFGLDDK; encoded by the coding sequence ATGGATAAATTACTATTTGATACACACACGCATCTGAATGTGGATGCTTTTGCGGATGATGTGGACGCGGCCATCGCAAGGGCTCACGAAGCTGGTGTCGGAAGGTTTGCGGTCGTGGGCTTCGATGCCGACACAATAAAAAGGTCGCTCGAATTGAGTGCGGAATATCCTGAAATCTACAGCATCATCGGTTGGCACCCTACCGAAGCAGCGAGCTATACTGCGGCAGTGGAAGACAGCCTGATGGCACTGCTTGAAGAAAAAAAGGTTGTTGCCATGGGCGAGATGGGTCTGGATTACCACTGGGATACAGCGCCGCATGACGTCCAGGCGAAAGTGTTCAGAAGGCAAATCGCGATCGCCAAAGAATTGGAACTGCCGATCAGTATCCATATGCGAGACGCCATCGAAGACACGTACCGCATCTTGAAAGAAGAGGATGTGCGCGACATAGGCGGCATCATGCACAGCTTCAGTGGTGATGTGGACTATATGAAGAAGTTTTTGGATTTGGGCATGCACATTTCGATCAGTGGCGTCGTCACTTTCAAAAAAGCGACAGAAGTCCATGAAGTGGCCAAAGTTGTTCCGATCGAGAAGCTTCTGGTCGAAACCGATGCGCCGTATCTGGCGCCGGTCCCTTTCCGCGGAAAGCGAAATGAACCGGCCTATGTGCGTTATGTAGCCGAAAAGATTGCTGAATTGCGTGGACAGACAATCGAACAGATTGCGCGGCAGACAACCAAAAACGCGAATAAATTATTTGGGTTGGACGACAAATGA
- the rnmV gene encoding ribonuclease M5: MKIEEIIVVEGKDDTKRIKEAVEADTIETNGSAINEATLQLIAHAQATRGVIVFTDPDYPGGKIRATIVERIPGVKHAFLRKDDAQSPKGGSLGIEHASPENIRAALKNVYTQRQVETSDIDRKFLDEWHLIGHADSGRYRELLGDVLGIGHTNGKQLLKRLRMFQLEKEDVNTAMTAILKELDEKDSLTAQRQEEENR; the protein is encoded by the coding sequence ATGAAAATAGAAGAAATTATAGTGGTTGAGGGGAAAGACGACACCAAACGGATCAAGGAAGCGGTGGAGGCCGATACGATCGAAACGAACGGTTCGGCAATCAATGAAGCAACGTTGCAGCTGATTGCCCATGCGCAAGCGACACGTGGCGTCATCGTCTTCACCGATCCGGATTATCCGGGCGGCAAAATCCGGGCAACAATCGTGGAACGGATACCCGGCGTCAAGCATGCATTCCTGCGCAAGGATGATGCGCAATCTCCGAAAGGTGGAAGTTTAGGAATCGAACATGCCTCCCCGGAGAACATAAGGGCAGCGCTGAAGAATGTTTATACGCAAAGACAGGTTGAAACGAGCGATATCGACAGGAAATTCCTTGATGAATGGCACTTGATCGGACACGCCGATTCAGGGCGCTATCGTGAATTGCTGGGAGATGTGCTCGGAATCGGCCATACCAACGGCAAACAGTTGTTAAAACGCCTGCGCATGTTTCAACTGGAAAAAGAAGATGTCAACACAGCGATGACAGCCATTTTAAAAGAACTGGATGAAAAGGATAGCCTGACCGCTCAGCGGCAGGAGGAGGAAAACAGATGA
- the rsmA gene encoding 16S rRNA (adenine(1518)-N(6)/adenine(1519)-N(6))-dimethyltransferase RsmA, with amino-acid sequence MSALEHQKDIATPSRTNAILKKYHLTMKKSLGQNFLVEPNILTKMVAAAGIDKNTNAIEIGPGIGALTERLAREAKKVVAFEVDRRLAPILKTELAQYDNIEIIFQDILQANVPQVIEEHFEPAERLVVAANLPYYITTPIIMNFIETDLPIDTFVMMMQKEVAQRMTAKPGTKAFGSLTIAIDYYTEAEIAFIVPKTVFVPQPNVDSAILKLQRRAEPKVKVTDEKFFFDLVRAGFNQRRKTLWNNLQSRYGKTEEVKAALTAGLEEAGIEPSKRAEALSIEQFADLANALVKYLDVQ; translated from the coding sequence ATGAGTGCATTAGAACACCAGAAGGATATAGCGACACCAAGCAGAACGAACGCCATCTTAAAGAAATACCATCTGACCATGAAGAAAAGCCTAGGGCAAAACTTTTTGGTGGAACCGAATATATTGACGAAGATGGTGGCTGCAGCCGGCATCGACAAAAACACCAATGCGATCGAGATCGGTCCCGGTATCGGAGCCTTGACGGAGCGCCTTGCCAGAGAAGCCAAAAAAGTAGTGGCGTTTGAAGTGGACAGACGACTGGCGCCTATTTTGAAGACGGAACTTGCGCAATACGATAATATCGAAATCATTTTTCAGGATATTCTGCAGGCGAATGTTCCGCAGGTCATCGAGGAGCATTTTGAACCGGCTGAACGATTGGTGGTAGCGGCGAATCTGCCTTACTACATCACGACGCCGATTATCATGAATTTCATCGAGACGGATTTGCCGATCGATACGTTTGTGATGATGATGCAAAAGGAAGTCGCACAACGCATGACCGCCAAGCCCGGAACGAAAGCATTCGGTTCATTGACGATTGCGATCGACTACTATACGGAAGCCGAGATTGCCTTCATCGTTCCGAAAACCGTTTTTGTGCCGCAACCGAATGTCGATTCGGCAATCCTGAAGCTGCAACGGAGAGCGGAACCGAAAGTGAAGGTCACGGATGAGAAGTTCTTCTTTGATTTGGTCCGCGCCGGTTTCAACCAACGCAGAAAAACGCTCTGGAACAATCTGCAGTCGCGCTACGGCAAAACCGAAGAGGTCAAGGCTGCTTTGACAGCCGGACTTGAAGAAGCCGGTATCGAGCCTTCAAAACGGGCAGAAGCCCTTAGCATCGAACAATTTGCGGACCTTGCGAACGCATTGGTCAAATATTTGGATGTTCAGTGA
- a CDS encoding Veg family protein — protein MPDNLSQIKEQLECHLGQKVMLTAQAGRKRKTERKGILRETYHAVFVVDLDQNENAFERVSYSYADVLTEAVEILFYDEEKCQYA, from the coding sequence ATGCCGGATAATTTGAGTCAGATTAAGGAACAACTGGAATGTCACTTAGGGCAGAAAGTCATGCTGACTGCGCAAGCAGGACGCAAACGCAAGACGGAACGAAAAGGTATTTTACGGGAAACGTATCATGCTGTATTTGTGGTGGATCTAGACCAAAATGAAAATGCATTTGAACGTGTATCATACAGTTATGCAGATGTTTTAACCGAAGCTGTAGAAATCCTATTTTACGATGAAGAAAAATGCCAGTACGCTTAA
- the ispE gene encoding 4-(cytidine 5'-diphospho)-2-C-methyl-D-erythritol kinase encodes MEWIERAPAKINLALDVLYKRDDLYHELEMVMASVDLADHLTFTPLEKDEIRIYTNKVFLPVDTRNHVYQAVKLLKDRYGIKKGIKIEIDKKIPVAAGLGGGSTDAAAALRALNKIWDLQLSVEELIAIGNQVGSDVPYSIVGGTAFVSGRGEIVRKLRPMPSCWVILAKPRLSVSTKTIFRLLAVEQLQHKPTSRIVAQAIEEGDYEWMCQNVGNALEQVTFNKHPELRQLKDRMEKYGLDGVTMSGSGPTIIGFSRNTSRIKRAYNSLRGFCEEVYMVRLLNEE; translated from the coding sequence ATGGAATGGATTGAGCGTGCACCGGCAAAAATAAATTTGGCGTTAGATGTATTGTATAAGCGGGATGATCTTTATCATGAACTCGAAATGGTGATGGCTTCAGTTGACCTCGCGGACCATCTTACGTTCACTCCTCTCGAAAAAGATGAAATCAGGATCTACACGAATAAAGTATTTCTGCCCGTGGATACGCGTAATCATGTCTATCAAGCAGTGAAGCTTCTCAAAGACCGTTATGGGATAAAAAAGGGCATCAAAATCGAAATCGACAAGAAAATCCCTGTAGCTGCCGGATTAGGCGGCGGTAGCACGGATGCCGCTGCAGCTTTGCGTGCATTGAACAAAATCTGGGATCTGCAGCTTTCTGTCGAAGAGCTCATTGCTATCGGCAATCAAGTAGGATCGGATGTTCCGTACAGCATAGTGGGTGGCACAGCCTTTGTATCAGGTCGGGGGGAAATCGTCCGCAAACTGCGTCCGATGCCATCCTGTTGGGTGATTTTGGCCAAGCCGCGGCTGAGTGTCTCGACGAAGACGATTTTCCGACTACTGGCTGTCGAGCAATTGCAACATAAGCCGACTTCACGCATCGTAGCGCAAGCCATCGAGGAGGGTGATTATGAGTGGATGTGCCAGAATGTAGGGAATGCTTTGGAACAAGTGACCTTCAATAAGCATCCGGAATTGCGCCAATTGAAGGATCGGATGGAGAAGTACGGCCTTGACGGCGTGACGATGAGCGGCAGCGGCCCTACCATCATCGGATTCAGCCGAAACACATCGCGCATCAAAAGAGCCTACAACAGCCTGCGCGGATTCTGCGAAGAAGTATACATGGTCCGGCTGCTCAATGAAGAATGA
- a CDS encoding zinc ABC transporter substrate-binding protein, protein MINRLKLTGVLSAAALVLFGCGSSGNDESAISEQGMKVVTTFYPMYDFAKNVVGENGEVSVLLDAGQESHGYEPTPQDIAAIADADVFIYNSGEMETWVPSVLESIESSDVIVVEAAEKIALFEMAENAAAEEEHEEEGHEEGEDVHSVDPHVWLDPVYAQEEIDAILTGMIEADEANKESYEANAAAFKEKLAELDLEYKTAFETAENRTFVVQHAAFGYIARRYDLTEVAVSNVSSDAEPNPAKLAELQQFMIDNQITTVYYSDSASSKTAQTLAEATGASLEVLSPLEGITTEDQEAGKDYLSVMEENLTALKKVIQ, encoded by the coding sequence ATGATAAATAGATTGAAATTGACAGGCGTTCTGTCTGCAGCGGCTCTCGTTCTGTTTGGCTGCGGATCGAGCGGTAACGATGAATCAGCGATTTCTGAGCAGGGGATGAAGGTTGTTACAACTTTCTATCCGATGTATGACTTCGCAAAAAATGTGGTGGGGGAGAATGGCGAAGTATCCGTTTTGCTGGATGCCGGACAAGAATCGCACGGCTATGAGCCGACCCCGCAGGATATCGCGGCAATCGCTGATGCTGATGTTTTCATCTACAACAGCGGTGAAATGGAAACGTGGGTACCCAGCGTCTTGGAATCCATTGAATCGAGCGATGTGATTGTTGTGGAGGCTGCCGAGAAAATCGCGTTGTTTGAAATGGCAGAGAATGCGGCTGCCGAAGAAGAACATGAGGAAGAGGGTCACGAAGAAGGCGAAGATGTCCACAGCGTCGATCCGCATGTTTGGCTGGATCCTGTGTATGCGCAAGAGGAAATCGATGCTATTTTGACCGGAATGATTGAGGCGGATGAAGCGAACAAAGAGAGTTATGAAGCCAATGCAGCTGCCTTTAAGGAGAAATTGGCGGAATTGGACTTGGAGTATAAGACGGCTTTTGAGACTGCTGAAAACCGCACGTTCGTCGTGCAGCATGCAGCTTTTGGCTACATCGCCCGTCGCTACGATCTGACTGAAGTCGCTGTCTCGAATGTGTCATCCGATGCGGAACCGAATCCTGCCAAACTGGCTGAACTGCAGCAATTTATGATCGATAATCAGATCACTACCGTCTATTACTCGGATAGTGCCTCCTCAAAAACAGCGCAAACTTTGGCTGAAGCAACAGGAGCTTCTCTCGAAGTGCTTAGTCCGCTTGAAGGGATAACCACTGAAGACCAAGAAGCGGGTAAAGACTACCTGAGTGTAATGGAAGAAAATTTGACAGCTTTGAAAAAAGTGATTCAGTAA
- a CDS encoding iron chelate uptake ABC transporter family permease subunit produces MEMFLYGFMQRAFQASTLIAIMAPVLGLLLILRRQSLMADTLSHVSLAGVALGMLLNINPTLTTLGIVIFAAIGIEYLRVIFKGYSEISIAILMATGMAVALVLMSFVSGKQNASVEQYLFGSIITINDEQILILLALTVIIVLLYLVFRKPLYVLTFDEDTAHTAGLPVRMMSLLVSVITGVAISVVMPITGSLLVSSIMILPAAISMRLVHTFNGVILLGIGIGLTGMYGGLFASYQYGTPPGATITLVFVAMFVLTSIYKVIVEKK; encoded by the coding sequence GTGGAGATGTTTCTCTATGGATTTATGCAAAGAGCCTTCCAAGCATCAACACTGATTGCGATCATGGCACCCGTTTTGGGATTGCTGCTGATTTTGCGCCGGCAGTCCTTGATGGCGGACACATTATCGCATGTTTCCTTGGCCGGAGTTGCTTTAGGGATGCTTCTCAATATCAATCCTACGCTCACTACATTAGGCATCGTCATTTTTGCGGCGATCGGAATAGAATATTTGCGCGTCATCTTCAAAGGTTATTCGGAAATATCCATCGCAATCCTGATGGCTACAGGAATGGCTGTAGCTTTGGTGTTGATGAGCTTCGTGTCCGGTAAGCAAAATGCCAGTGTCGAGCAATACCTCTTTGGGTCGATCATCACTATAAACGATGAGCAGATTTTGATATTGTTGGCATTGACGGTCATTATCGTTCTATTGTATCTTGTTTTCCGTAAACCGTTGTACGTGTTGACATTTGACGAAGACACAGCCCATACGGCGGGCTTGCCGGTCCGGATGATGTCGCTGTTGGTTTCTGTGATCACAGGGGTCGCCATCAGTGTGGTGATGCCGATCACGGGGTCCTTGCTGGTTTCTTCGATTATGATTCTTCCGGCCGCAATCTCGATGAGGTTGGTGCATACTTTCAACGGTGTTATCCTGCTTGGAATCGGAATCGGCTTGACAGGGATGTATGGTGGTTTGTTCGCATCCTATCAATACGGAACGCCCCCAGGTGCCACCATCACTTTGGTTTTCGTGGCCATGTTCGTTTTGACCAGTATCTACAAGGTCATCGTCGAAAAGAAGTAA
- the purR gene encoding pur operon repressor, protein MKIKRSERLVDMTRYLLERPHRLISLTYFAKRYESAKSSISEDLSIIKKTFEDRGTGIVETLPGAAGGVKYIPTITKENAREIIEEMCEIMNSKDRLLPGGYVYLSDMLGNPELLQKIGRVIAAQYVDKKVDAVMTVATKGVPIAQAVATYLNVPFVIVRRDSKITEGSTVSINYVSGSSDRVEKMELSKRSLPRGSKVLIVDDFLKGGGTINGMRSMISEFESETVGVTVFAEAGYNSKREVFDYTSLIRVNNIDLKDHSISVGLGNYFDPSTD, encoded by the coding sequence TTGAAAATAAAGCGCAGTGAACGGTTAGTCGATATGACCCGTTACTTATTAGAAAGACCGCATCGGTTGATTTCATTGACCTATTTCGCTAAACGTTATGAATCAGCGAAATCATCCATCAGTGAGGACTTATCCATCATCAAAAAAACATTTGAAGATCGGGGGACAGGGATTGTCGAAACGCTTCCTGGTGCAGCCGGAGGCGTCAAATATATTCCGACAATCACCAAAGAAAATGCCCGTGAAATTATAGAAGAAATGTGCGAAATCATGAACAGCAAAGATCGTCTGCTGCCGGGAGGATATGTTTATCTTTCCGACATGTTGGGCAATCCGGAACTGCTGCAAAAAATCGGGCGTGTGATCGCAGCCCAATACGTCGACAAAAAAGTGGATGCAGTAATGACTGTCGCCACTAAAGGAGTTCCGATCGCGCAAGCAGTCGCGACCTATCTGAATGTGCCGTTTGTCATCGTGCGCCGTGATTCGAAAATTACCGAAGGCTCCACCGTAAGCATCAATTACGTTTCAGGTTCATCCGATCGGGTTGAAAAAATGGAACTATCGAAGCGCAGTTTGCCGCGCGGCTCCAAAGTTCTGATCGTCGATGACTTCCTGAAAGGCGGCGGTACCATCAACGGTATGCGCAGCATGATTTCCGAATTTGAATCGGAAACAGTCGGCGTAACCGTATTTGCGGAAGCTGGCTACAATTCCAAGCGTGAAGTGTTCGATTATACTTCACTTATCCGCGTAAACAATATTGATTTGAAAGATCATTCCATCAGTGTGGGCTTGGGCAATTATTTCGATCCAAGCACCGATTGA
- a CDS encoding cupin domain-containing protein, whose product MTKTTASFWIHELLLQPHAEGGFFRETTHSPELIVTEDRRERYLYSNILFLLTADNPSHFHRLKSDEAWYFHEGNTLTLHLLHPDGRYETVKLGRHPEKGELFQFTVPKGVIFGSSIEGLPGEYALVSCMVSPGFDYRDFELLPYDALIKVYPDCGSILEKLAYKKLPEASFRKDHL is encoded by the coding sequence ATGACAAAAACGACTGCATCATTTTGGATACACGAACTGTTGCTTCAGCCACATGCGGAAGGCGGCTTTTTCCGCGAAACCACCCATTCTCCCGAACTGATCGTTACCGAAGACCGGAGAGAACGCTACCTCTACAGCAACATCCTTTTTTTGTTGACTGCAGATAACCCTTCGCATTTTCACCGTTTAAAATCCGATGAGGCTTGGTATTTCCATGAAGGCAATACGTTGACGCTCCATCTGCTTCATCCCGATGGCCGTTATGAGACCGTCAAACTGGGAAGACATCCCGAAAAAGGAGAACTTTTCCAGTTTACGGTTCCGAAAGGGGTCATATTCGGAAGCAGCATCGAAGGATTACCGGGAGAGTATGCGCTCGTAAGCTGCATGGTTTCCCCAGGATTCGATTACCGTGATTTTGAATTGTTGCCTTATGACGCATTGATCAAAGTCTATCCTGATTGCGGCAGCATTTTGGAAAAATTGGCCTACAAAAAACTCCCGGAGGCTTCTTTCAGGAAAGACCACCTGTGA
- the glmU gene encoding bifunctional UDP-N-acetylglucosamine diphosphorylase/glucosamine-1-phosphate N-acetyltransferase GlmU has translation MANRFAIILAAGQGTRMKSKLYKVLHAVCGKPMVEHVVDQVEAAGIEKVVTIVGHGADTVKGCLGDRSEYVLQAQQLGTGHAVLQARAVLENEEGTTLVICGDTPLLTAETLESLLQYHEEKKAKATILTAHADEPTGYGRIIRNASDNVEKIVEQKDASPEEARVQEINTGTYAFDNKLLFAALQSVGNNNAQGEYYLPDVIEILKNQGEIVTAYQMSDMGEALGVNDRVALAEASVYMKRRINEKHMRNGVTLIDPNNTYIEADVIIGSDTVIEPNVFLKGKTIIGEDCFIGSGSELSNTTIGDRVQIRSSNLEDSVMESDSNIGPFSHLRPNSHIGKRVHIGNFVEVKNAVLSEDTKVGHLTYVGDADLGKNINVGCGTVFVNYDGKHKHRSSIGDNAFIGCNVNLVAPVTVEANTFLAAGSTITKDVPEGAMGIARSRQENKPGYWEKLPLAKK, from the coding sequence ATGGCTAATCGTTTTGCAATCATACTTGCTGCTGGTCAAGGAACGCGCATGAAAAGTAAGCTTTATAAAGTACTGCATGCAGTTTGCGGAAAACCAATGGTAGAGCACGTCGTGGATCAAGTAGAGGCTGCTGGCATTGAGAAGGTAGTGACAATTGTAGGGCACGGTGCGGATACTGTTAAAGGGTGCCTGGGGGATCGTTCGGAATATGTATTGCAGGCGCAACAATTGGGAACAGGGCACGCTGTCCTGCAAGCGCGAGCTGTCCTTGAGAACGAAGAGGGCACTACGTTGGTCATCTGTGGAGATACACCGCTCCTGACGGCTGAGACTTTGGAATCCTTGTTGCAGTACCATGAAGAGAAAAAAGCGAAAGCAACTATCCTGACTGCGCATGCTGATGAACCAACAGGCTATGGCCGCATCATCAGAAATGCTTCAGATAACGTAGAAAAAATTGTGGAACAAAAAGACGCTTCTCCGGAAGAGGCGCGTGTGCAGGAAATCAATACCGGAACCTATGCTTTCGATAATAAATTATTGTTTGCCGCGCTTCAATCAGTCGGCAACAATAATGCGCAAGGCGAGTACTACTTGCCGGATGTCATCGAAATCCTGAAGAATCAAGGCGAAATCGTGACGGCTTACCAGATGAGCGATATGGGGGAAGCCTTGGGTGTGAACGATCGTGTGGCATTGGCGGAGGCTTCCGTCTACATGAAGAGACGCATCAATGAAAAACATATGCGTAATGGCGTTACTTTGATCGATCCGAATAACACTTACATCGAAGCGGATGTGATCATCGGAAGCGACACAGTCATCGAGCCGAACGTATTTCTGAAAGGGAAAACGATCATCGGGGAAGATTGCTTCATCGGATCGGGCTCAGAACTGAGCAACACAACGATCGGTGACCGCGTCCAGATCAGAAGTTCAAACTTGGAAGACTCCGTGATGGAATCGGACAGCAACATCGGTCCGTTCAGCCACTTGAGACCGAACAGTCACATCGGGAAACGCGTCCATATCGGAAATTTTGTGGAAGTGAAGAATGCTGTATTGAGCGAAGATACGAAAGTCGGACACTTGACTTATGTTGGAGACGCGGATCTCGGGAAAAACATCAACGTCGGTTGCGGCACGGTATTCGTGAACTACGACGGCAAACACAAACACCGTTCCAGCATCGGTGACAATGCGTTCATCGGCTGCAACGTGAACCTTGTGGCGCCTGTCACTGTTGAAGCCAATACATTTTTGGCTGCAGGTTCGACCATCACAAAAGATGTGCCTGAAGGCGCGATGGGCATCGCCCGCAGCCGCCAGGAGAACAAGCCTGGCTACTGGGAGAAATTACCGCTGGCCAAAAAATAA